Proteins encoded within one genomic window of Fragaria vesca subsp. vesca linkage group LG1, FraVesHawaii_1.0, whole genome shotgun sequence:
- the LOC101312965 gene encoding uncharacterized protein LOC101312965: protein MSRSSRKRSSKWDLSEEPQFEDANIPDDGWMGKAGRPFHHKESGREWHSPEPGGSNAPKWSGLETNDMQRSKRSLGLPTREHLPGSRSSHRNESISKGGSRYTEDSMVWEEDGNCSTRMSPGLEEWRQHRSRSPKSGWSRSLRGRSRSRSWTRSRSQSWSRSPDRGYRRESVFLDRSRSRSGVSAQVCKDFAAGRCRRGSDCQLLHEGNSSYDDSWEGRHRKGSGPKYPTAPIAGDNPLKSGRSSYGNDYVNGKSRREASSKFDNLRVSDGFSKDNANEIIRERDNDRERDSDRRRRDASTERGAEREPRRSGDIPCRFFAAGNCRNKNYCRFSHDIQSHVSSERRLRDDRWGLSHNLNDTDQAWNGPKWNGTPSDSAKLSPSNNTGRPRDGRWALGQHRNDADHAWDGQKWSDTAALPESAKLAADNNGNIGVPERRSNAWSMNDNRWGHGHNNEKEMRGDPSVNHEPAKKNDKEAQLWKEDKVGAKSKDSEKWLGDMSPDWNYTLQPSNIGKEEHSHITRGSEISRLNDTSLNACKQDMSPDWNYTLQTSNNISREERGHLARGSESSRLNDTSQKATNQDIMREASGQVHGGASVMQPMIAERSNYLHSQDIREGGSIGLPQDGKNAIDRTASSRGDLNVSANIMSHQSFDHSVQSSTAYPFPGLNTIGQSQALVPSHTQGGLVNPHDTLSAQRNSVIKLDIGDSKPSLVTGLPPVSNVVGGKDLTQLTSLSASLAHLLENGHHLPHLYAALNSHDALNAPPFSKSEGSSDQFSDIRPDPAMLSQKPYDPTSNSMELKKHEHSNNSACLVLNSTGTTSVDGKFEKPSNDNHQICNSEESRRKSHQPDGINKLGIEVRKKAEEESDSPENGPLEVTDKDEADEGKKPKEAKGIRAFKFALAEFVKDLLKPSWKDGQVSKDAYKTIVKKVVDKVTGTIPGANIPQTQEKIDSYLSFSKPKLTKLVLAYVEKMQKG, encoded by the exons ATGAGTAGAAGCAGCAGGAAACGCTCCTCTAAATGGGATTTATCTGAAGAGCCTCAGTTTGAAGATGCAAATATACCAGATGATGGTTGGATGGGAAAAGCAGGTAGGCCATTTCATCATAAAGAATCTGGACGTGAGTGGCACTCTCCAGAGCCTGGTGGTAGTAATGCTCCAAAATGGTCTGGGTTAGAGACGAATGATATGCAGAGATCTAAGCGTAGTTTAGGATTGCCAACCAGGGAACATTTGCCTGGAAGCAGAAGCTCACATAGGAATGAAAGTATCAGTAAGGGCGGTAGCAGATACACAGAAGACTCCATGGTATGGGAAGAAGATGGAAATTGCAGCACAAGGATGTCTCCTGGTCTTGAAGAGTGGAGACAACATCGTAGTCGGTCCCCCAAAAGTGGTTGGAGCAGGTCACTGAG GGGTAGGAGTAGAAGTAGAAGCTGGACCAGGAGTAGAAGCCAGAGCTGGAGTAGGAGTCCAGATCGTGGCTATAGGCGAGAATCAGTTTTCCTTGACAGAAGTAGAAGCAGATCAGGAGTTTCAGCTCAAGTGTGCAAGGATTTTGCTGCTGGAAGATGCAGGAGAGGAAGTGACTGTCAGTTACTACATGAGGGCAATTCCAGTTATGATGATAGCTGGGAAGGTAGGCACAGGAAAGGCAGCGGTCCAAAATATCCTACAGCCCCTATTGCAGGGGATAATCCATTAAAGAGTGGAAGGTCTTCGTATGGTAATGATTATGTGAATGGGAAGTCGAGGAGGGAGGCATCTAGCAAGTTTGATAATCTCCGAGTTTCTGATGGGTTCAGTAAAGATAATGCAAATGAGATTATTAGAGAAAGGGACAATGACAGGGAAAGGGACAGTGATAGAAGGAGAAGAGATGCTTCTACCGAGCGAGGTGCTGAGCGTGAACCCCGCAGGAGTGGTGATATTCCTTGCAGATTTTTTGCCGCGGGAAATTGTCGGAACAAAAACTATTGTCGGTTTTCCCATGATATTCAGTCACATGTAAGCTCTGAAAGAAGGTTACGGGATGACAGGTGGGGATTGAGCCACAATTTAAATGATACAGACCAGGCATGGAATGGTCCAAAATGGAATGGCACTCCATCGGATTCTGCAAAGTTGAGCCCTTCAAATAATACCGGAAGGCCACGGGATGGCAGATGGGCCCTGGGACAACATAGAAATGATGCAGACCATGCATGGGATGGACAAAAATGGAGTGATACTGCAGCTCTGCCAGAGTCAGCAAAGTTGGCTGCAGATAATAACGGAAATATTGGCGTTCCGGAGCGAAGGTCAAATGCTTGGTCTATGAATGATAATAGATGGGGGCATGGTCATAACAACGAGAAAGAAATGCGTGGTGACCCAAGTGTTAATCATGAACCAGCCAAGAAGAATGATAAGGAAGCACAACTGTGGAAGGAGGATAAAGTAGGTGCCAAGTCAAAAGATTCTGAAAAATGGCTTGGTGATATGTCTCCGGATTGGAATTATACATTGCAACCCTCCAATATTGGGAAAGAAGAGCATAGCCACATTACACGAGGTTCTGAAATTTCAAGACTTAATGATACTTCTTTAAATGCTTGCAAACAAGACATGTCTCCGGATTGGAATTATACATTGCAAACGTCGAACAATATCAGCAGAGAAGAGCGTGGTCACCTTGCACGGGGTTCAGAATCTTCAAGACTTAATGATACTTCTCAAAAAGCTACCAACCAAGATATAATGCGAGAGGCTTCAGGCCAGGTACATGGTGGTGCTTCAGTTATGCAACCAATGATAGCTGAAAGATCTAATTATCTACACAGCCAGGACATAAGGGAAGGTGGTTCCATTGGATTGCCACAGGATGGCAAGAATGCAATTGATAGAACTGCTAGTTCTCGCGGTGACCTCAATGTTTCTGCAAATATCATGTCACACCAAAGCTTTGACCATAGTGTGCAGAGTTCAACTGCTTATCCCTTTCCTGGCTTGAACACAATTGGGCAAAGTCAAGCACTTGTCCCTTCTCACACCCAAGGAGGACTTGTAAATCCACATGATACACTATCAGCACAGAGGAATTCTGTCATCAAGTTAGATATAGGGGATTCAAAGCCATCACTAGTTACTGGCCTTCCTCCAGTGAGTAATGTGGTAGGTGGTAAAGATCTTACACAACTGACCAGTCTTTCAGCCTCTCTGGCTCATTTATTGGAAAATGGACACCATCTTCCACACCTTTATGCTGCTTTAAATTCTCATGATGCATTGAATGCTCCTCCCTTTTCCAAATCTGAAGGATCTTCTGACCAGTTTTCAGATATTCGGCCAGATCCAGCCATGTTGTCTCAGAAGCCATACGATCCTACATCTAATAGCATGGAACTTAAGAAGCATGAACACAGTAACAACTCTGCTTGCCTTGTGCTAAATAGCACAGGTACGACAAGTGTTGATGGAAAGTTTGAGAAGCCTTCGAATGATAACCATCAGATTTGTAATTCAGAAGAATCTAGGCGTAAGAGCCACCAGCCTGATGGAATTAATAAACTTGGCATTGAGGTGAGGAAGAAAGCAGAAGAAGAGAGCGACTCCCCAGAAAATGGTCCCTTGGAGGTCACAGATAAAGATGAGGCTGATGAGGGCAAGAAACCCAAGGAAGCGAAGGGGATTCGTGCATTTAAATTTGCTCTTGCGGAGTTCGTTAAAGATCTTTTGAAACCCTCATGGAAAGACGGTCAAGTCAGCAAAGATGCCTACAAAACCATAGTGAAGAAGGTGGTTGACAAAGTGACTGGTACCATACCGGGGGCTAATATTCCACAGACACAAGAAAAGATTGACAGTTATTTGTCCTTTTCAAAACCGAAGCTGACAAAACTTGTACTG